Proteins encoded by one window of Novipirellula artificiosorum:
- a CDS encoding sulfatase/phosphatase domain-containing protein, whose product MHAIDIFPTLTKIAGIDKSQYAAIDGISLLPVLADGMALDRDRMFCHFPRSQTLAGTVGGSFIREGDYKLIRLWYGGEEGKHAYELYDLSNDIGEQTNLVQSLPDKVDAMSQALDQWHPQ is encoded by the coding sequence GTGCATGCGATCGACATCTTCCCCACACTGACTAAGATTGCAGGCATCGACAAATCACAGTACGCGGCCATCGATGGTATCAGCCTCCTGCCTGTCCTAGCCGACGGCATGGCTCTGGATCGGGATCGCATGTTCTGCCATTTTCCCCGATCCCAGACTCTTGCAGGCACAGTCGGCGGCTCGTTTATTCGTGAAGGCGATTACAAGCTCATCCGACTCTGGTACGGCGGAGAGGAAGGCAAGCACGCTTACGAACTGTACGACTTGAGTAACGACATCGGCGAGCAAACTAACTTGGTGCAGTCATTGCCGGATAAGGTCGACGCCATGAGCCAAGCACTCGATCAATGGCATCCGCAATGA
- a CDS encoding nucleoside hydrolase-like domain-containing protein has protein sequence MVSPAAARDIDSRQGDWTVSGEEVVRDKHIRLDGSLILPANAKLTLENCTFEIVGDYSRHHSVKWEGGTLVTNKCEIGGFVNKGGTAIHTVFRLYQGLWEATDTTVSYSYGISFHWEKGKGVLRGTRLKAGPRPDAIILSGEADVTLTDSDFPIGLGVYCDKGGSTKLNLVPGDSITAQYNRDNLLPGVNWRLNMTDTRVQRWFLFLRRIGGWQPPAEVTLTASRDTIVSLFPHNLKGEITLTNDLATPLVMGNLTLKRNNGEPVGISMYAMYFSGEETDATIKGRTHICEWMQSAGTVRVEGIDKPQDMTFGCTTLELSGDAKLIANRVHFGRPMTWQPENNLGEANVKENATLQAKNISVNKVRFRAEGDATVYIDGLKKLGDLFVSEEGGRVEIVEASSNTLPADLTHVMPARDDKNASGRKPKIRKPKVWIISDMSDKRLGGDEKEGSVNDPDDISAMAGYLLMANEFETLGIVVASTHRNEHRESPDQAVWASNYFGNAYEAEVLALNKEIGGFPKAISFKQSCIKESAERFNSERTYASLDRYDTVADLLATAETIADDDVLNVLCWGSLTEPAILVHHCLATSKQDILKRVRFIAHWTNSPLHQGSKEHPENVANCREDSAACSYLKRVAADDKIRFYECGAIGQHGIVSGAPKGREYYDQFRTSRLGTIFVDGKFAYDGVDHSDSATYWTLLGTYGVSLDDIRPDGVNTAEIEKENEQKFRNHSRRIHNELLRRSGVVQAASLQPTGACDRHLPHTD, from the coding sequence ATGGTCTCCCCCGCTGCCGCGCGTGACATCGACTCACGCCAAGGCGACTGGACGGTCAGTGGGGAGGAAGTCGTACGCGACAAACACATCCGACTCGACGGCAGTTTGATCCTTCCTGCAAACGCCAAGCTCACGCTGGAGAATTGCACGTTCGAAATCGTCGGTGACTATTCACGCCATCACAGTGTCAAGTGGGAAGGCGGCACGCTGGTAACAAACAAATGCGAGATCGGCGGTTTCGTAAACAAAGGTGGTACGGCGATCCACACAGTCTTTCGTCTTTACCAAGGTCTTTGGGAAGCGACCGACACGACAGTATCGTATTCCTACGGCATCAGTTTCCACTGGGAAAAAGGCAAAGGCGTCCTTCGAGGCACGCGATTGAAAGCCGGTCCGCGACCCGATGCCATCATCTTGTCGGGTGAAGCAGACGTGACGTTGACCGATTCGGACTTCCCGATTGGCTTGGGTGTTTACTGTGACAAAGGCGGCAGCACGAAGTTGAATTTGGTGCCGGGTGATTCGATCACAGCCCAGTACAATCGGGACAATTTGCTTCCCGGCGTCAATTGGCGATTGAACATGACCGACACACGCGTCCAGCGTTGGTTTCTTTTCCTCCGCCGCATTGGTGGCTGGCAACCGCCCGCCGAAGTCACGTTGACCGCGTCGCGAGACACGATCGTATCGCTGTTTCCGCACAACTTGAAAGGCGAAATCACGCTGACGAACGATCTCGCAACGCCGCTTGTGATGGGTAACTTGACATTAAAGCGGAACAACGGCGAACCTGTCGGCATTTCGATGTACGCCATGTACTTTTCTGGCGAAGAAACCGACGCAACGATCAAGGGCCGTACCCATATCTGTGAGTGGATGCAAAGTGCCGGAACGGTTCGCGTTGAAGGCATCGACAAGCCACAAGACATGACCTTCGGCTGCACAACGCTCGAGCTGTCGGGCGATGCGAAGCTGATTGCCAACCGTGTTCACTTCGGACGTCCGATGACTTGGCAACCGGAGAACAACCTCGGCGAAGCGAATGTGAAAGAGAATGCGACTCTACAGGCCAAAAACATCTCGGTAAACAAGGTGCGTTTTCGCGCCGAGGGCGACGCGACGGTTTACATTGATGGACTCAAAAAACTTGGGGATTTGTTCGTTAGTGAGGAAGGCGGCAGAGTCGAGATTGTTGAAGCGTCGTCGAATACGCTGCCAGCCGACTTAACGCACGTGATGCCAGCCCGTGATGACAAAAATGCTTCAGGCCGGAAGCCTAAGATCAGGAAGCCGAAAGTCTGGATCATCAGCGACATGAGTGACAAGCGTTTAGGTGGCGATGAGAAAGAAGGCAGCGTCAATGATCCCGATGACATATCTGCGATGGCGGGTTACCTGTTGATGGCTAACGAATTTGAAACACTGGGAATCGTTGTCGCCAGCACTCACCGCAACGAGCATCGCGAGTCGCCGGACCAAGCCGTCTGGGCCAGCAACTACTTTGGTAACGCTTACGAAGCCGAAGTGTTGGCGCTGAACAAAGAGATCGGTGGATTTCCCAAGGCGATCTCATTCAAGCAGTCTTGCATCAAAGAGTCGGCCGAGCGTTTCAACAGCGAACGCACCTACGCTTCTTTGGATCGCTATGACACCGTCGCAGACTTGCTCGCGACAGCCGAGACGATCGCGGATGATGATGTCTTGAATGTATTGTGCTGGGGTTCGCTAACCGAGCCCGCGATTCTGGTGCATCATTGTTTGGCGACCAGCAAACAAGACATTCTTAAGCGTGTTCGCTTCATCGCCCACTGGACGAACTCGCCACTCCATCAGGGATCGAAAGAACACCCCGAAAACGTCGCCAATTGCCGCGAAGACTCGGCCGCTTGCAGCTATTTAAAACGCGTGGCAGCCGACGACAAAATCCGCTTCTACGAATGCGGCGCTATCGGCCAACACGGTATCGTTAGCGGAGCCCCAAAGGGCCGCGAGTATTACGATCAGTTCCGCACCAGCAGGCTGGGCACGATCTTCGTGGACGGCAAGTTCGCCTACGATGGTGTCGACCATTCCGATTCAGCAACCTATTGGACATTGCTGGGAACCTATGGTGTCAGCTTGGACGACATTCGGCCAGATGGAGTCAACACGGCCGAAATCGAGAAAGAGAACGAGCAGAAATTCCGCAACCATTCCCGCCGCATTCACAACGAGTTGCTACGTCGCTCGGGAGTCGTGCAGGCTGCCAGCCTGCAACCAACCGGTGCATGCGATCGACATCTTCCCCACACTGACTAA